A part of Thermocrinis albus DSM 14484 genomic DNA contains:
- a CDS encoding polysaccharide deacetylase family protein codes for MLSALVELHDVTPHYEEEIYTTLHLLKTVGVRKFSLLVIPNFQGRYPIDQFQDWVSFIKGLGQEVVIHGFTHSSPFYWQTVIKTYREGEFFKKDLTETYRSVEKALDIMQKVGLHSKVFVPPAWIDNPYLEDVLYAFGIRFLGLRKVIKDLETNREIHSSSLTFANRYVLSFVSILAMPSLLRRNRSLKLIRLAIHAKDMRDKRKITIWRWVLNQVKKERRFVSYEEIFSESGHAPSLPRIQHARRVVERSAWVS; via the coding sequence ATGTTAAGCGCCTTGGTGGAACTTCACGACGTGACACCTCACTACGAAGAGGAAATATACACCACCCTGCATCTTCTGAAGACCGTGGGTGTTAGGAAGTTTTCCCTTTTGGTAATTCCCAACTTTCAAGGGAGGTATCCCATTGACCAGTTTCAGGACTGGGTCAGCTTCATAAAGGGGCTGGGTCAGGAGGTTGTAATACACGGTTTTACTCACAGCTCACCCTTTTACTGGCAAACAGTTATCAAAACCTACAGGGAGGGGGAGTTTTTTAAGAAGGATCTGACGGAAACTTACAGAAGCGTAGAGAAGGCCTTAGATATCATGCAGAAGGTGGGCCTTCACAGTAAGGTCTTTGTCCCTCCCGCTTGGATAGATAACCCGTATCTTGAGGATGTGTTGTACGCTTTCGGAATAAGGTTCCTGGGTCTAAGGAAGGTGATAAAGGATCTAGAGACCAACAGGGAGATCCACTCCAGCAGTTTAACCTTCGCCAACAGGTACGTGCTGTCCTTTGTAAGTATACTGGCCATGCCTTCTCTGTTGCGTAGGAACAGATCTCTAAAACTGATCAGGCTTGCCATCCACGCAAAAGATATGAGGGATAAGAGGAAGATAACCATCTGGCGTTGGGTTTTGAACCAAGTAAAAAAAGAGAGGAGGTTTGTTAGCTATGAGGAGATCTTTAGCGAAAGTGGACATGCACCTTCACTCCCGCGCATCCAACATGCCCGGCGGGTGGTTGAGCGCTCTGCTTGGGTGTCCTGA
- a CDS encoding polyprenyl synthetase family protein, whose translation MLMLEQLERSITEFLMPEVKTVLEIGNYIASAGGKRVRPILMLETARMLGGDTERLIPLAVGIEYIHMASLLHDDVVDGADVRRGRPSANRVFGNPIVVLTGDYMYARALWLYSLYGNMKSIEIVSRAVMQMAEGQVLELLHIGKIIDEETYLRIVDGKTGALFGASMGVGALMSGYPGFEEFYRMGVKVGRAFQMVDDALDYIGDQKVMGKPAGNDLREGKCTYPLLSVLHTMDRSKLEESLRKGDVEEIRSKVVELGGVEKTKSRAKKEIEEVISYLKSFPQSDKLIELLVSLVERVR comes from the coding sequence ATGCTCATGCTAGAGCAGTTGGAGAGATCCATAACAGAGTTCTTGATGCCGGAGGTAAAGACGGTACTGGAGATAGGTAACTACATAGCCTCGGCCGGTGGCAAGAGGGTTAGGCCTATCCTCATGTTGGAGACAGCCCGTATGCTGGGAGGAGATACCGAAAGACTGATACCTCTCGCTGTAGGTATAGAGTACATTCACATGGCTTCTCTGCTGCATGACGATGTGGTGGATGGAGCGGACGTAAGAAGAGGTAGACCCTCCGCCAACAGAGTTTTTGGAAACCCGATAGTGGTACTCACAGGTGACTATATGTACGCGCGAGCCCTGTGGCTTTATTCCCTCTATGGAAATATGAAGTCGATAGAGATAGTAAGCAGAGCCGTCATGCAGATGGCAGAAGGTCAAGTACTGGAACTGCTTCACATAGGCAAGATAATAGACGAAGAAACTTACCTGCGCATAGTGGATGGTAAGACAGGTGCCCTCTTTGGAGCCAGTATGGGAGTAGGTGCTCTTATGAGCGGTTATCCGGGATTTGAGGAGTTTTACCGTATGGGTGTGAAAGTGGGAAGAGCCTTTCAGATGGTGGACGACGCCCTTGACTATATAGGAGATCAGAAAGTTATGGGTAAACCTGCGGGCAATGATCTGAGGGAAGGTAAGTGTACTTATCCTCTCCTCTCGGTACTACACACCATGGACAGGAGTAAGCTGGAAGAATCTCTGAGAAAAGGAGACGTAGAGGAGATAAGATCAAAGGTGGTAGAGCTGGGGGGAGTTGAAAAAACCAAAAGCAGAGCAAAGAAAGAGATAGAGGAGGTGATATCTTATCTCAAGAGTTTTCCCCAGAGTGATAAACTCATAGAGCTTCTCGTCTCTCTTGTAGAGAGGGTTCGTTGA
- the fliS gene encoding flagellar export chaperone FliS, whose translation MNPYLENMVMGANPIRRIILLYDRAIRSLEEAVEIFGRSSVSEEERKRAHEALGKVTQIVSYLDATLDIEKGGDIAKNLHHIYQLLLDNLTLVALTERADILEKWVRILLDLREGWEEAERSIYGRVQETSP comes from the coding sequence ATGAATCCTTATCTGGAGAATATGGTAATGGGAGCAAATCCTATTAGGAGGATCATTCTGCTTTACGATAGAGCTATAAGGTCTCTGGAGGAAGCCGTAGAGATCTTCGGTCGTTCTTCTGTTTCGGAGGAAGAAAGAAAGAGGGCCCACGAGGCTCTGGGCAAGGTAACACAGATAGTGAGCTATCTGGATGCCACACTGGATATAGAAAAAGGGGGTGATATAGCCAAGAATCTACACCATATATACCAGCTTTTGCTGGACAACCTTACCCTGGTAGCTCTTACAGAAAGAGCGGATATTTTGGAGAAGTGGGTCCGTATACTGTTGGATCTTAGGGAAGGCTGGGAAGAAGCCGAGAGGAGTATATATGGAAGAGTTCAGGAAACTTCTCCTTGA